One genomic segment of Cotesia glomerata isolate CgM1 unplaced genomic scaffold, MPM_Cglom_v2.3 scaffold_1807, whole genome shotgun sequence includes these proteins:
- the LOC123274014 gene encoding uncharacterized protein LOC123274014, with the protein MDDNVQTEKDLDEPLLSQQAHYDLKNHQETEASTQSENFRDNLNKFIALPPFWMYGDKPNGPEFMRMDPTTERITNRLRLNEDKSITVIFRNNEELILNDKIDLHSNIYDYLKSVERWPLWVGTQIDSNRYSKICKGTIVGDDAYIRNQPNPTNYLISQSS; encoded by the exons atggatGACAATGTACAAACTGAAAAAGATTTGGACGAACCACTGTTAAGTCAACAAGCACACTATGACTTAAAGAATCACCAGGAAACCGAAGCAAGTACCCAATCAGAGAATTTTAGGgataatctaaataaatttatagcaCTACCACCGTTTTGGATGTACGGAGATAAACCAAATGGACCTGAATTTATGCGAATGGATCCAACAACTGAGCGGATCACAAACCGCTTACGTTTAAATGAGGATAAATCAATTACT GTTATTTTTCGTAATAATGAAGAATTGATTCTAAACGACAAAATTGATTTACATAGTAATATTTACGATTACTTAAAATCTGTAGAACGATGGCCACTGTGGGTTGGCACTCAAATTGATAGTAACAG GTATTCGAAAATTTGTAAAGGTACGATTGTTGGTGATGATGCTTACATAAGAAATCAACCAAATCCAACCAATTATTTAATCTCACAAAGCAGTTAG